The Methanobacteriales archaeon HGW-Methanobacteriales-1 genome window below encodes:
- a CDS encoding NADH-quinone oxidoreductase subunit NuoE — protein sequence MEDNMHELDKILSNYKGEKSDLIPLLQDIQSKYGYLSEELMGEVSKFTGVPESEIYGVATFYTQFRFNPKGKKHIAVCTGTACHVTGAQQIIEGMERHLDIKEGETTPDGEYSLESVACLGCCALAPAAMVDDEIKSKLSLRGIKKLFRGYNPKN from the coding sequence ATGGAGGATAATATGCACGAGTTAGATAAAATTTTATCCAACTACAAAGGAGAAAAATCAGATTTAATCCCCTTACTTCAGGATATTCAATCAAAATATGGCTATTTGAGTGAGGAACTCATGGGTGAGGTTTCAAAATTTACGGGGGTACCAGAAAGTGAAATATATGGTGTTGCTACATTTTACACCCAATTTCGATTCAACCCCAAAGGAAAAAAACACATCGCAGTCTGTACTGGAACAGCATGTCATGTAACTGGGGCCCAACAAATAATTGAGGGTATGGAACGCCACCTGGACATAAAAGAAGGAGAAACTACTCCTGATGGTGAATACTCTCTGGAATCAGTGGCATGTTTGGGATGCTGCGCACTGGCTCCTGCGGCTATGGTAGATGATGAAATAAAGTCTAAGTTATCTTTAAGAGGTATAAAGAAACTTTTCAGGGGATACAATCCTAAAAATTAG
- a CDS encoding sugar kinase, whose product MSDKRDLLAIGHTAFDYIIQVGEFPSPNSSTSIEKMKNLHGGAAANVAVVGASLGLDTGLVSAVGGDFKESAYRKFLNDTGIDTEHMIVVPEDNTPTAFVLTDANKDQISYFYWGAAKNFKNAPVPEEAIKNTRGVHLATGDPSFNRKCGEFARENRKLISFDPGQDLHMYSPEELKEVVCLCDILFGNHFEIDRIKETLGMNMQELRECGPNIVVKTYGKEGSTVYADGNNIKVEAVFREAVDPTGAGDSYRAGFLRAYLADKPLKYCAKFASAVSSFIVEAQGCQTNVPDYEMALKRMNE is encoded by the coding sequence TTGAGTGATAAAAGGGATTTACTGGCCATAGGCCATACTGCTTTTGACTATATTATACAAGTAGGGGAGTTTCCATCCCCTAATTCATCTACCTCCATTGAAAAGATGAAAAATCTTCATGGGGGTGCCGCAGCCAATGTAGCTGTGGTAGGGGCAAGTTTAGGTCTTGATACAGGACTTGTATCTGCTGTGGGTGGTGATTTTAAAGAATCAGCCTACAGAAAATTCTTAAATGATACTGGGATTGACACCGAGCACATGATAGTGGTTCCGGAAGACAATACTCCCACTGCATTTGTATTGACTGATGCTAATAAGGATCAGATTAGTTATTTCTACTGGGGAGCAGCTAAAAACTTTAAAAATGCCCCTGTACCAGAAGAAGCTATTAAAAATACCCGGGGCGTGCATCTAGCCACTGGAGATCCTAGTTTTAATCGCAAGTGTGGAGAATTTGCTCGAGAAAATAGAAAACTAATATCCTTTGATCCAGGTCAGGACTTGCACATGTATTCTCCTGAGGAATTAAAGGAAGTTGTTTGTTTGTGTGACATTTTATTTGGTAATCACTTTGAAATAGACCGTATAAAAGAAACTTTAGGCATGAACATGCAGGAGCTTCGAGAATGCGGGCCAAATATTGTGGTAAAGACTTATGGTAAAGAAGGAAGCACGGTTTATGCTGATGGAAATAATATCAAGGTAGAGGCCGTTTTCCGAGAGGCCGTGGATCCTACCGGCGCCGGAGATTCTTATCGTGCCGGTTTTTTAAGGGCCTATTTAGCAGATAAGCCGCTGAAATATTGTGCTAAATTTGCATCAGCTGTTTCTTCATTTATTGTAGAAGCACAAGGCTGCCAGACCAACGTTCCCGATTATGAAATGGCCTTAAAGAGAATGAATGAGTGA
- the hxlB gene encoding 6-phospho-3-hexuloisomerase: MIINDAINEIMENVQEVSEELDEKTINEMMEIIIASKNIFVLGLGRSGLVAKAFAMRLMHLGFSVYVVGETITPAIHDDDCLVAISGSGETSYIISTANITDKRGAKIIAVTSYEESTLASLSDLVVPVKGRTKIDMEKDYITRQMGGKHQSLAPLGTLFEISTLIVLDGFIAELMNKMEKTEEDMKLKHNVLE, from the coding sequence ATGATTATAAATGATGCTATTAATGAAATAATGGAAAATGTGCAGGAAGTCTCTGAGGAACTGGATGAAAAAACCATAAATGAAATGATGGAAATCATAATTGCCTCTAAAAACATATTCGTGCTGGGATTGGGCCGTTCTGGGCTAGTGGCCAAGGCCTTTGCCATGAGATTGATGCACCTTGGATTCAGCGTTTATGTGGTGGGAGAGACCATAACTCCAGCTATTCATGATGATGACTGTTTGGTGGCCATATCTGGATCTGGAGAGACCAGTTACATTATCAGCACGGCCAATATAACCGACAAAAGAGGGGCTAAAATCATTGCCGTTACTTCTTATGAGGAATCTACTCTGGCCAGCCTATCTGACTTGGTGGTACCTGTTAAGGGCCGTACTAAAATAGATATGGAAAAAGATTATATTACTCGGCAAATGGGTGGTAAACATCAGTCTTTGGCTCCTTTGGGAACTTTATTTGAGATTTCAACACTTATAGTCCTGGATGGGTTCATTGCAGAGCTCATGAATAAAATGGAGAAAACAGAAGAGGATATGAAGCTCAAGCACAATGTACTGGAGTGA
- a CDS encoding LysR family transcriptional regulator, whose translation MKFNPLLGMEINDHAFTYKFFQALQLISQTWSQRKAAKELGISAPVLNRRILEAEIKLGFKVVESTGAGSELTPQGLEILEIHRSYLTKMESNKKPVICGGHISSGLLATLAAEFGLDAVIYGSDDESSFYLAQKELLDILALDDPLIAFQRDLDFTPIAFDHLVLISSPGDEINSLEELINSQFIAVSSSSQRLAWKTLQNRKIPFEIVKEVKSPFEAYKLVENGDNIHTFLNASFFSGSDILKEETTHVISLVRYGNFNPEIEAFVDFILGPGQRIVENQGFKSI comes from the coding sequence ATGAAATTTAATCCACTCTTAGGGATGGAAATCAATGACCATGCCTTCACTTACAAATTTTTCCAAGCCCTGCAATTGATATCACAGACCTGGTCCCAACGTAAGGCCGCGAAAGAATTGGGAATTTCCGCTCCTGTTTTAAACCGTCGCATATTGGAAGCAGAGATCAAATTAGGTTTTAAAGTGGTGGAAAGTACGGGTGCTGGATCCGAGCTGACCCCTCAGGGGCTAGAAATTCTGGAAATCCATCGCAGTTATTTAACTAAAATGGAATCCAATAAAAAACCAGTTATATGTGGAGGGCATATTTCTTCCGGACTTTTAGCCACACTCGCCGCGGAATTTGGCCTGGATGCAGTAATATATGGCAGCGATGATGAGAGCTCATTTTATCTGGCCCAAAAAGAACTCCTGGATATCCTAGCATTGGACGATCCTTTAATTGCCTTTCAGCGAGATTTGGATTTTACACCCATTGCCTTTGACCACTTGGTACTAATATCAAGTCCTGGAGACGAAATAAACAGCTTGGAAGAACTTATAAATTCTCAGTTTATTGCGGTTTCCAGTTCCTCCCAAAGGCTGGCCTGGAAAACATTGCAGAACAGAAAAATTCCTTTTGAAATTGTAAAAGAAGTCAAATCACCTTTTGAGGCCTATAAGCTGGTTGAAAATGGAGATAATATCCACACTTTCCTAAATGCCAGTTTTTTTTCCGGTAGTGATATTTTAAAAGAAGAAACCACTCACGTGATTAGTCTAGTGCGTTACGGGAACTTTAACCCGGAAATTGAAGCGTTTGTTGATTTTATACTGGGGCCCGGGCAGAGAATTGTTGAAAACCAGGGTTTTAAGTCGATTTAA
- a CDS encoding formate dehydrogenase family accessory protein FdhD, which yields MSQMYDTVSAIKVQGGSQPIMEKVVKDEEIELIANETLKRKFSISPDSLKEFAVGYLLGEGLIRSLENINEINIEDHTINVQVDMEDFDIIQELVVGSDCFGGWRQKIEFVNKVESEFTVDKETIINSFNRLKESARIWQETGGTHVAALIYKDKFLSREDVSRHVAVDKVIGAGLLEEVDFKNSFIIYSGRMPADMLIKIARVGIPVLASNAAPTTSGYAVAQEAGVCMLGFVRGDRFNIYSHAERILL from the coding sequence ATGTCACAGATGTACGATACAGTTTCAGCTATTAAAGTCCAGGGTGGTTCACAGCCCATTATGGAAAAAGTGGTCAAAGACGAGGAAATAGAACTAATTGCCAATGAGACCCTGAAAAGAAAATTTTCTATCAGTCCTGATTCTTTAAAAGAGTTTGCAGTAGGTTATCTCCTTGGAGAAGGTCTTATTCGTTCTTTGGAGAATATAAATGAAATCAACATTGAGGACCATACCATCAATGTCCAGGTGGACATGGAGGACTTTGACATAATTCAAGAGCTAGTAGTAGGTTCTGATTGTTTTGGAGGGTGGAGACAGAAGATTGAATTTGTAAACAAAGTTGAATCTGAGTTTACTGTGGACAAAGAAACTATTATTAATTCTTTCAATCGATTAAAAGAAAGTGCCCGTATCTGGCAGGAAACTGGCGGCACACACGTCGCTGCTTTGATTTATAAGGACAAATTTTTATCTCGAGAAGATGTAAGTCGGCACGTGGCCGTGGATAAAGTTATTGGGGCAGGTTTATTGGAAGAAGTGGATTTTAAAAATAGTTTCATTATTTATAGTGGGCGTATGCCCGCCGATATGCTAATAAAAATTGCCCGGGTAGGAATACCGGTTCTAGCATCCAATGCTGCCCCTACTACATCAGGTTATGCTGTGGCCCAGGAAGCAGGAGTTTGCATGTTAGGTTTTGTAAGAGGGGATCGGTTCAATATCTACAGCCATGCTGAGAGAATTTTGCTCTAG
- a CDS encoding NADH-quinone oxidoreductase subunit F, giving the protein MNFKEMVQQEKKDYDSLFSKENAVLIGSATCGNSAGAQIAKETIESEIEKAEYHAEIIEVGCIGLCYAEPIIMVLKPQKPAVIYGNVTKKVAREITKSHLINDVPLPEYALGSWGEGEIGGISPLFEQKSMKMQERRILRNCGFIDPTNMGHYLAQGGYSGFMRALKMDSSEIIEEMKKAGVRGRGGAGFPTWMKWQFCLDSNQETNYLVCNADEGDPGAFMNRSLLESDPHSVLEGILIAAKTIGAEKAYIYCRAEYPLALERLKIAISQMKERGFLGENIQGSGFNLEIIIKEGAGAFVCGEETALLASIEGERGTPRTRPPFPTTKGLFGKPTVINNVETMASATFIMHRGADSYSKMGTDESKGTKTFALVGQVKHTGLIEVPLGTTLKEVIFDIGGGIIDGGEFKAVQIGGPSGGCIPAQHIDTPIDYSSLIGVGAMMGSGGLVIMDQGTCMVEVARYFLEFIQRESCGKCVPCRLGTKQMLDILTDITTGNGTEQDLELLPELAAAIKKGSLCALGQSSPNPILTTTRFFMDEYEAHIKDGVCPALDCKDFIKYTIDAEMCDGCMVCLKSCPVGAITGSKDAIHVIDVETCVKCGTCLDLCKRKKNAVKLVDAQ; this is encoded by the coding sequence ATGAACTTTAAAGAAATGGTCCAGCAAGAAAAAAAGGACTATGATTCACTATTTTCTAAAGAAAATGCTGTTTTGATTGGTTCAGCTACTTGTGGAAACTCGGCCGGGGCCCAAATAGCAAAAGAGACAATTGAATCTGAAATCGAAAAAGCCGAATATCATGCAGAAATAATTGAAGTGGGATGTATAGGCTTATGTTATGCTGAACCAATTATAATGGTCTTAAAACCACAAAAACCAGCAGTAATATATGGAAATGTTACTAAAAAAGTGGCCAGAGAGATAACTAAATCTCACCTTATCAATGATGTTCCTTTACCAGAATATGCTCTGGGAAGCTGGGGAGAAGGAGAGATAGGCGGAATAAGTCCTCTTTTTGAACAAAAATCTATGAAGATGCAGGAACGTAGAATTCTCCGAAACTGTGGCTTTATTGATCCTACTAATATGGGACACTATTTGGCCCAGGGAGGATACTCCGGTTTCATGAGAGCTTTAAAAATGGATTCCTCAGAGATAATTGAGGAAATGAAAAAGGCAGGTGTCCGGGGAAGAGGTGGAGCAGGATTCCCCACCTGGATGAAATGGCAGTTCTGCCTGGATTCTAATCAGGAGACCAATTATCTGGTGTGTAATGCAGATGAAGGAGACCCTGGAGCATTCATGAATCGCTCTCTTTTAGAAAGTGATCCCCACTCTGTTTTGGAAGGAATACTAATTGCGGCCAAGACAATTGGGGCTGAAAAGGCCTACATATACTGCCGGGCAGAATATCCTCTGGCCCTAGAACGATTAAAAATAGCCATCTCCCAGATGAAGGAGCGAGGATTCCTGGGTGAAAATATTCAGGGTTCTGGATTCAATCTGGAGATTATTATAAAAGAAGGGGCCGGAGCTTTTGTCTGTGGTGAAGAAACAGCGCTTTTGGCTTCTATTGAAGGTGAAAGGGGAACTCCTCGAACCAGACCACCATTTCCCACCACTAAAGGTTTGTTTGGCAAGCCCACAGTTATAAATAATGTAGAAACCATGGCCAGTGCCACGTTCATCATGCATAGGGGTGCAGATAGCTACTCAAAAATGGGGACTGATGAAAGTAAGGGAACTAAAACCTTCGCTCTGGTGGGACAGGTAAAACACACGGGATTAATTGAAGTACCTCTAGGAACCACATTAAAAGAAGTAATATTTGATATTGGTGGTGGAATTATTGATGGTGGGGAATTCAAGGCTGTACAGATTGGTGGACCATCTGGTGGATGTATACCTGCCCAGCATATTGATACTCCCATTGATTACAGCTCACTCATAGGTGTAGGGGCCATGATGGGTTCAGGAGGCTTGGTGATCATGGATCAAGGCACCTGTATGGTGGAAGTGGCCCGTTATTTTCTGGAATTTATTCAAAGAGAATCCTGTGGTAAATGTGTTCCCTGTAGGCTGGGAACCAAACAGATGCTGGATATTTTGACGGATATAACTACTGGTAATGGTACGGAGCAGGATTTGGAATTACTACCTGAACTGGCGGCGGCCATTAAAAAAGGATCGCTCTGTGCATTGGGTCAGTCTTCACCGAATCCTATCTTAACCACCACCCGTTTTTTCATGGATGAATACGAGGCCCACATCAAAGATGGTGTTTGCCCGGCATTAGATTGTAAGGACTTTATAAAATATACTATTGATGCTGAAATGTGCGATGGTTGCATGGTATGTCTTAAATCCTGTCCTGTAGGAGCTATCACGGGATCTAAAGATGCAATTCATGTTATTGATGTTGAAACCTGTGTTAAGTGTGGTACCTGTCTGGATTTATGCAAAAGAAAGAAAAATGCCGTTAAACTGGTAGATGCTCAATGA
- a CDS encoding alkylhydroperoxidase: protein MAEEFPKHYVSIRDRYQEYSSILGDLGKAVRESGPIEHKNAHLIQLAASAAIRSEGAVHSHTKRAIEAGASPEEVYQALLLVTSIIGFPNVAAAISWADDIINE from the coding sequence ATGGCTGAAGAGTTTCCAAAACATTATGTGAGTATAAGAGATAGGTATCAGGAATACAGTTCAATTTTAGGTGATTTAGGGAAAGCTGTAAGGGAAAGCGGGCCCATTGAACATAAAAATGCCCATTTGATTCAACTGGCAGCATCAGCAGCCATAAGATCTGAAGGAGCAGTGCACAGCCATACCAAAAGAGCTATTGAAGCAGGAGCAAGTCCCGAAGAAGTCTATCAGGCCCTTTTATTAGTAACCAGTATTATTGGATTTCCTAATGTTGCAGCAGCTATTTCCTGGGCTGATGATATAATAAATGAATAA